A DNA window from Aspergillus nidulans FGSC A4 chromosome I contains the following coding sequences:
- a CDS encoding putative thiamine pyrophosphate enzyme (transcript_id=CADANIAT00006650) — translation MVKGQKEKPNEFPKIVTCPNEMVALSMADGYARLTGKPQCVIVHVDVGTQGLGAAIHNASCGRAPVLIFAGLSPFTIEGEMRGSRTEYIHWIQDVPDQKQIVSQYCRYSADIRSGKNIKQMVHRALKFATSDPQGPVYLVGAREVMEEEIEPYAVSPYGWRGVAPPALPAEGVELIAQELASAKEPLVIVGYSGRTARGVEQLVKLADTYKGIRVLDTGGSDMCFPADHPASLGMRFGIHEAIKTADFILVADCDVPWIPTQCSPSDSAKIIHVDVDPLKQQMPVFYIPAMATFRAESATAFEQVNAYVESNTELKQFIASDANTVLGQSREEAFRTTRQAINELAVTPAGGPDAALNASYLLSEIRKTLPLDTIWAVESVTLTPIVADQIAATLPNSWINCGGGGLGWSGGAALGIKLATDAQAGGGNKGKFVCQIVGDGTYLFSVPGSVYWIARRYNIPVLTIVLNNKGWNAPRRSMLLVHPNGDGSKATNEELNISFAPTPDYAGIARAASGGHIWAGVAGSVGELGRLLPEAVESVKNGVGAVLEAQLDGTEGKYVRK, via the exons ATGGTGAAGggccagaaggagaagccAAATGAATTTCCGAAGATTGTCACCTGTCCTAACGAG ATGGTGGCCCTCTCCATGGCGGATGGCTATGCACGGTTAACGGGAAAGCCGCAATGCGTCATCGTGCATGTCGACGTTGGTACTCAGGGCCTCGGTGCTGCAATCCACAATGCCTCGTGCGGGCGCGCACCCGTTCTGATCTTCGCTGGCCTCTCCCCGTTCACGATTGAAGGCGAGATGCGGGGCTCCCGAACAGAATACATCCACTGGATCCAGGATGTGCCTGACCAAAAACAGATCGTATCGCAGTATTGCCGCTACAGCGCGGATATCCGCTCTGGAAAAAATATCAAGCAGATGGTGCATCGTGCTTTAAAGTTCGCGACAAGTGACCCACAGGGTCCGGTGTATCTTGTTGGTGCACGAGAGGtcatggaggaggaaatcgAGCCATATGCTGTTAGTCCGTACGGGTGGAGAGGTGTTGCGCCGCCGGCGCTCCCTGCTGAGGGGGTGGAGCTTATTGCGCAGGAACTTGCATCTGCGAAGGAGCCGTTGGTCATTGTTGGATACTCGGGGCGTACTGCGCGGGGAGTGGAGcagcttgtcaagcttgcAGACACATACAAAGGCATTCGGGTGCTAGATACGGGTGGTAGTGATATGTGTTTTCCTGCTGACCATCCAGCATCCCTGGGGATGCGGTTCGGGATCCACGAAGCCATCAAGACAGCGGACTTTATCCTCGTCGCAGACTGTGACGTCCCCTGGATCCCGACTCAGTGCAGTCCCTCAGACTCGGCAAAGATCATCCACGTCGACGTCGACCCGCTCAAGCAGCAGATGCCCGTCTTCTATATCCCGGCCATGGCAACCTTCCGCGCCGAGTCCGCCACCGCATTCGAGCAGGTAAACGCATATGTCGAGTCTAACACAGAGCTCAAACAATTCATCGCCTCCGACGCAAACACTGTCCTCGGCCAAAGCCGCGAGGAAGCATTCCGCACAACCCGCCAAGCCATCAACGAGCTGGCAGTCACACCAGCGGGCGGGCCCGACGCAGCCCTTAACGCCTCGTACCTCCTCTCCGAAATCCGCAAGACCCTACCGCTTGACACAATCTGGGCCGTAGAATCCGTAACCCTCACGCCCATTGTCGCAGACCAAATCGCAGCTACACTACCCAACAGCTGGATTAACTGCGGCGGCGGGGGGCTAGGCTGGTCCGGCGGTGCCGCACTAGGTATAAAGCTAGCAACAGATGCACAAGCCGGCGGAGGCAACAAGGGCAAATTTGTGTGCCAGATTGTCGGCGACGGGACGTATCTCTTCTCCGTTCCGGGATCAGTATACTGGATTGCAAGGCGGTACAATATCCCCGTGTTGACGATTGTGCTGAACAACAAAGGGTGGAATGCGCCGAGACGAAGCATGCTGCTTGTGCACCCAAATGGGGACGGGTCGAAGGCGACGAATGAGGAACTGAATATCAGCTTTGCGCCCACGCCAGATTATGCTGGGATTGCGAGGGCTGCGTCAGGGGGGCATATTTGGGCCGGTGTTGCGGGCAGTGTGGGCGAGTTGGGGAGGTTGTTGCCAGAGGCTGTGGAGAGTGTGAAGAACGGGGTTGGGGCGGTGTTGGAGGCGCAGTTGGATGGGACTGAGGGAAAGTATGTTAGGAAGTAG
- a CDS encoding urea carboxylase-associated family protein (transcript_id=CADANIAT00006651), whose translation MTTPRRPPPAYTAPTDSTVHGTTQVYRSISETASDPAKRELEKSFTIRPCSGQAWIVPAGHICRLTTPNGPQVGDLNIWNANNPRERLWAARTRQIHASHVSVGDRLWSNLPYLRPLVTITGDSLAGGQLHEVLDVDGKRKEGKGFGTSQWGGRVHDLLGTRCDPYVNLLMGGESFDFHCHSNLTRAVTPYGLTELDVHDVLNVFQVTGLDEEGRYFMETSPAKPGEYFEFFAEVDVLCALSACPGGDLSNWGWDDKEDMGATTRPLGVEVYKITEAKALEGWKEPQSPKYTGMHGMKMPACENDGAGFVGL comes from the exons ATGACTACTCCACGCCGGCCTCCTCCTGCATACACAGCTCCCACGGACTCGACCGTTCATGGAACAACGCAGGTCTACAGAAGCATCTCTGAAACTGCATCGGACCCCGCCAAACGGGAGCTCGAGAAGTCATTCACCATTCGACCATGCTCAGGTCAGGCTTGGATAGTGCCCGCTGGGCACATCTGCCGTCTAACGACGCCGAACGGTCCTCAAGTAGGCGACCTCAACATCTGGAATGCCAACAACCCGCGGGAGCGACTATGGGCAGCGCGCACGCGTCAGATCCATGCCTCTCACGTCTCTGTAGGGGACCGACTCTGGTCGAACTTGCCGTACCTGCGCCCCCTCGTGACGATCACCGGAGATTCACTCGCTGGCGGGCAGCTACATGAGGTACTGGATGTTGACGGGAAGCGGAAAGAGGGCAAGGGTTTCGGCACTTCGCAGTGGGGAGGACGTGTCCACGATTTGTTGGGGACAAGGTGTGACCCGTACGTCAACCTTTTGATGGGTGGAGAGTCTTTCGACTTCCATTGTCACTCGAACCTTACTCGTGCGGTCACGCCGTACGGATTGACTGAACTGGACGTGCATGATGTTCTCAATGTCTTCCAGGTGACCGGGTTGGATGAAGAGGGGAGGTACTTCATGGAGACATCGCCCGCGAAGCCAGGCGAGTACTTTGAGTTCTTCGCTGAGGTTGATGTTCTCTGCGCCTTGTCTGCTTGTCCAGGAG GTGACCTCTCGAATTGGGGCTGGGATGACAAGGAAGATATGGGGGCTACCACCCGTCCCTTGGGGGTGGAAGTCTATAAGATCACCGAAGCCAAAGCTTTGGAAGGATGGAAGGAGCCTCAGAGCCCTAAATACACCGGAATGCATGGCATGAAAATGCCCGCATGCGAAAATGATGGAGCTGGCTTTGTTGGCCTGTAA
- a CDS encoding GTPase BMS1 (transcript_id=CADANIAT00006652) produces the protein MEQQTNRAHRAPKERKKYDGPNPKAFAFSNPGKGNKAGARSHDIKEKRLHVPLVDRLPEEAPPLVVAVVGPPGVGKTTLIKSLIRRYTKQTLSTPNGPLTVVTSKKRRLTILECPSDSLAAMIDVAKIADIVLLMIDGNYGFEMETMEFLNVLSTSGMPGNVFGILTHLDLFKKQSTLRAAKKRLKHRFWSELYNGAKLFYLSGVINGRYPDREVHNLSRFLSVMKNPRPLVWRNSHPYALADRFLDITPPTEIEKDPKCDRTIALYGYLRGTNFPAQGARVHVPGVGDLTVSGIEALPDPCPTPYMDQQIQKATGKSNKRRLGEKQKLLFAPMSDVGGVLVDKDAVYIDVKTSNFNEDDEERDTDRGLGEQLVIGLQGERKLLGEADSGVRLFRGGEAITKADDEDNDTGRKHRREVRFAGDDNQGAAEEDEGFESAEDGEDEEEEDQDDMEAGSDDGEAEVDVSAPPDFAESFRERQNGPTSRQESDIAFADSDSDLGSISSVEDQILESDMEEEEEGSDEEDDGTLRWKDNMLANAKSLHSKRPKYRITDLSRTMYDESMTPAEVIRRWRGEEERDEEPEGEDDEDTFFKKTNVEQEEQAEYRAVPEYDYEELERKWRDEEMIESLRKRFVTAKLGDADDGEDEDVEDAFDEDDEGDGAFEDLETGEVFNGIKDDDGEASGEDDEKDGPEDLEAERARNAKRKEELKLRFEEEDREGFANSKDNSRHDGAEPEEEFGEDEWYDAQKAKMQKQADINRAEFEALDPNSRARAEGYRAGTYARIVLERVPCEFSTKFNPRYPVIVGGLAPTEDRFGYVQVRIKRHRWHKKILKSNDPLIFSLGWRRFQTLPMYSTSDNRTRNRMLKYTPEHMHCFGTFYGPLVAPNTGFCCVQSFSNKNPGFRIAATGVVLSVDEHTEIVKKLKLTGVAYKIFKNTAFIKDMFNSSLEIAKFEGAAIRTVSGIRGQIKRALSKPDGCFRATFEDKILMSDIVFLRAWYPIKPHRFYNPVTNLLDIEEGLSGDGGWKGMRLTGEVRREQGIPTPLNKDSAYRKIERPERHFNPLRVPRQLAAELPFKSQITRMKSRKDKTYLQKRAVVLGGEEKKARDLMQKLNTLRNEKQAKRAAKQEERRKVYRAKVAEGLEKKAEREKRERDEYWRREGKKRKNEDGEGGGSKKRR, from the exons ATGGAGCAACAAACGAACAGGGCCCATCGGGCGCcgaaagagaggaagaaatatGATG GACCCAATCCCAAGGCGTTTGCATTCTCGAATCCCGGAAAAGGCAATAAAGCTGGAGCGAGGTCTCATGAT atcaaagagaagagattaCACGTTCCGTTGGTGGATCGTCTGCCTGAAGAGGCTCCCCCGCTTGTTGTCGCTGTAGTTGGACCTCCTGGC GTCGGAAAGACCACTCTTATCAAATCCTTGATCCGCCGGTACACTAAACAGACGCTCAGCACACCGAATGGACCATTGACTGTGGTGACATCGAAGAAGCGACGTCTCACGATCTTAGAATGCCCCTCCGACTCCCTGGCAGCCATGATAGATGTGGCCAAGATTGCGGATATCGTTCTTCTGATGATTGACGGTAACTACGGATTCGAGATGGAGACTATGGAGTTTCTGAACGTTTTGTCTACTAGCGGTATGCCCGGAAATGTCTTCGGCATCCTTACGCATTTGGATCTGTTCAAGAAGCAAAGTACTCTTCGAGCTGCCAAGAAACGTCTTAAGCATCGGTTCTGGAGTGAACTGTATAACGGTGCTAAACTCTTCTACCTTTCGGGTGTGATCAATGGTCGCTATCCCGACCGCGAGGTGCACAACCTGTCCCGATTCCTTTCGGTTATGAAGAACCCTCGGCCTCTCGTGTGGCGTAACTCCCACCCATACGCCCTTGCAGATCGCTTCCTAGATATCACGCCGCCGACAGAGATTGAAAAGGACCCGAAATGCGATCGCACAATTGCCTTATACGGTTACCTGCGAGGAACGAATTTCCCTGCTCAAGGTGCGCGCGTCCACGTACCTGGAGTTGGCGATTTAACGGTCTCTGGAATTGAGGCATTGCCTGATCCTTGCCCAACCCCATATATGGATCAGCAGATACAAAAAGCCACCGGGAAATCGAATAAGCGCAGGCTGGGCGAAAAGCAAAAGCTGCTCTTTGCTCCTATGTCTGACGTTGGCGGTGTTTTGGTCGACAAAGATGCTGTCTACATCGATGTGAAGACTTCGAATTTTaacgaagatgacgaagaacgCGATACGGACCGCGGTCTGGGTGAGCAGTTGGTTATTGGACTGCAAGGCGAGCGGAAACTCCTTGGTGAGGCAGACAGCGGTGTCCGCTTGTTCCGCGGTGGAGAAGCCATCACAAAagccgacgacgaagacaatGATACTGGGCGTAAGCACAGGAGAGAAGTAcgatttgctggagatgaCAACCAAGGCGctgcggaagaagacgagggctTTGAAAGTGCAGAGGatggggaagacgaagaagaggaggaccAGGATGATATGGAAGCTGGTAGTGACGATGGCGAAGCTGAAGTGGACGTTTCTGCACCTCCAGACTTCGCGGAAAGCTTCAGGGAACGACAAAATGGACCGACGTCGCGCCAGGAATCGGATATCGCATTCGCCGATAGCGATTCAGATTTAGGCTCGATATCGTCCGTGGAGGATCAAATTCTTGAAAGCGAtatggaagaggaagaagaaggctcagacgaggaagacgacggaaCTCTTCGTTGGAAAGATAACATGCTTGCTAATGCGAAATCGCTTCACTCCAAGCGCCCAAAGTACCGCATCACGGACCTCTCGCGCACGATGTACGACGAGTCAATGACACCGGCTGAGGTCATACGACGATGGCgtggtgaggaagagagagatgaGGAGCCGGAgggcgaagacgacgaggatacgttcttcaagaagacgAAcgttgagcaggaggagcaagcTGAGTATCGCGCCGTTCCTGAGTATGATTACGAGGAGTTGGAACGGAAATGGCGAGACGAAGAGATGATCGAGTCGTTGCGCAAGCGTTTCGTGACTGCTAAACTCGGCGACGCTGACGatggtgaggatgaggacgtcgAAGACGCCtttgacgaggatgatgagggaGACGGTGCgtttgaagatctggagactggagaagTCTTCAATGGGATCaaagacgacgacggcgaagCTAGcggggaagatgatgagaaggatggGCCTGAAGACCTGGAGGCTGAACGCGCGCGGAACGCTaaaaggaaggaagaacTGAAGCTGagatttgaagaagaagatcgtgAAGGCTTTGCGAATTCGAAAGACAACTCACGACACGACGGCGCGGAACCCGAGGAAGAATTTGGGGAGGATGAATGGTACGATGCGCAGAAGGCAAAAATGCAGAAGCAGGCCGACATCAATCGCGCCGAATTCGAGGCCTTGGACCCTAACTCCAGGGCTCGAGCGGAGGGTTACAGAGCTGGAACATATGCCCGTATTGTTCTCGAGAGAGTGCCTTGCGAATTTTCTACGAAGTTCAATCCTCGATACCCTGTCATTGTTGGTGGGTTGGCACCGACTGAGGACCGCTTTGGTTACGTCCAGGTTCGTATCAAGAGGCACCGTTGGCACAAGAAGATTTTGAAGAGCAACGACCCGCTCATCTTTTCTCTCGGTTGGCGACGCTTCCAGACCCTACCCATGTACAGCACGTCCGACAATCGAACCCGTAACCGAATGCTCAAGTACACTCCGGAGCATATGCACTGCTTCGGTACATTCTATGGGCCGCTTGTTGCACCAAACACTGGTTTCTGCTGTGTTCAATCTTTCTCAAATAAGAATCCCGGTTTCCGGATAGCAGCCACCGGTGTGGTGTTAAGCGTGGACGAACACACGGAAATcgtcaagaagctcaagctcacgGGTGTGGCCTAcaagatcttcaagaacacTGCCTTCATAAAGGACATGTTCAACTCATCGCTAGAGATCGCCAAGTTCGAAGGAGCAGCAATCCGAACGGTATCAGGTATCAGAGGTCAGATCAAGAGAGCCCTGAGCAAACCAGATGGATGTTTCCGTGCAACTTTCGAGGATAAAATCCTTATGAGTGACATTGTATTCCTGCGCGCATGGTATCCCATTAAACCTCACCGCTTCTACAACCCAGTAACCAACCTCTTGGATATTGAAGAGGGCCTGTCGGGCGATGGCGGCTGGAAGGGTATGCGACTAACAGGCGAGGTCCGACGGGAGCAGGGAATCCCAACACCCCTGAACAAGGACTCTGCATACCGCAAGATCGAGCGGCCCGAACGCCACTTCAACCCTCTTCGAGTCCCACGGCAACTCGCTGCAGAACTCCCCTTCAAGTCCCAGATCACACGCATGAAGTCGCGGAAGGATAAGACCTACCTGCAGAAGCGTGCAGTCGTTCTAggcggagaggagaagaaggctcgTGATCTGATGCAGAAGCTCAACACCTTGCGCAACGAGAAGCAGGCTAAGCGTGCCGCCAAACAGGAAGAGCGCAGAAAGGTCTACCGTGCAAAGGTCGCCGAAGGTCTtgagaagaaggccgagagggagaagagggagcgTGATGAATACTGGCGAAGAGAAGGCAAGAAACGGAAAAATGAAGACGGAGAAGGGGGTGGAAGCAAGAAGCGCAGGTAA
- a CDS encoding uncharacterized protein (transcript_id=CADANIAT00006653) — protein MLDGSLQVHRRQGAQGQGRTHRRENISNIDVPNGLDRYQGRTTGMRPLSLDASSNMQRTAEGISVDCQVWRHESSAVPLEGYTSPQDKSTAGGETVPKEAGGLETSRQIDIERTEASGHTRSSTNLPGAQHSPRVGDIGRRRSQSTGFGSRGSRIAALSVQLRTRLSYAAARIEKARQSQSQYQSPTGLLQKNSSTPILSVETLSRTGQPSLGEPGDQFEAGSPDGTTVSAPDAPAASSRHPFEGPIRQTLNATIDVNSQTQPDLNKHAEYHPELRPPRLAPPADIDPGRVNRQRRRPNPNNPSNPSRYAPFPLHRRGRSQQELVADTEVTRVPETPPLCPSNDNGIPFHGWSDNSQSSSMEQDAIETLLFMSSPGTSGYHSNSQNSQRNQDVRNIDDSASQSVKWHGSLNGTQSDRQSGLTGTVETRTGDEIDLMLDQMNSDSDDDADYTFRRSIRVEAGSRANDAVGSNVQHGT, from the exons ATGTTAGACGGATCGCTGCAGGTTCATAGGCGACAGGGAGCGCAAGGTCAGGGGCGTACACATCGACGTGAAAATATTTCGAATATTGATGTGCCTAATGGATTAGACCGCTATCAAGGGCGCACCACAGGGATGCGACCCCTTTCTCTAGATGCAAGCTCAAATATGCAAAGGACTGCAGAGGGGATCTCCGTCGATTGTCAAGTATGGCGACACGAGTCATCAGCGGTTCCACTGGAAGGATACACGTCACCTCAGGATAAATCAACCGCAGGCGGCGAGACGGTCCCAAAGGAGGCAGGTGGCCTGGAAACGAGCAGGCAGATTGACATAGAACGAACGGAAGCATCCGGTCACACGAGGTCCTCTACAAACCTACCCGGCGCCCAACATTCACCGAGAGTCGGGGATATCGGACGGCGCCGTTCCCAAAGCACAGGCTTTGGATCGCGCGGATCTAGAATCGCTGCT CTATCCGTCCAGCTGCGTACACGCTTATCCTATGCCGCTGCTAGGATCGAGAAGGCGCGGCAATCGCAGTCGCAATACCAGTCGCCAACGGGCTTGCTGCAGAAAAATAGCTCGACTCCAATCCTCAGCGTGGAGACTTTGTCTCGAACTGGGCAACCGTCACTGGGGGAACCTGGAGATCAGTTCGAAGCTGGGTCGCCAGATGGGACTACTGTTTCCGCCCCAGATGCTCCAGCAGCATCTAGTCGCCATCCCTTTGAAGGTCCCATACGCCAGACTCTCAACGCAACGATTGATGTAAATTCACAGACGCAGCCAGATCTGAACAAACATGCAGAGTATCATCCAGAGCTGCGGCCTCCACGGCTGGCCCCACCAGCGGACATTGACCCAGGTCGTGTGAACCGCCAACGACGTCGCCCAAACCCGAACAATCCTAGCAACCCTTCACGTTATGCacctttccctctccatAGACGTGGCCGCTCGCAACAGGAGCTTGTGGCTGACACGGAGGTCACCCGAGTGCCCGAAACACCGCCGCTTTGTCCGTCTAACGATAACGGTATCCCTTTTCACGGATGGTCTGATAATTCGCAGAGCTCCTCAATGGAGCAAGATGCTATCGAGACCTTGCTTTTCATGTCTAGCCCAGGAACATCCGGGTACCATTCAAACTCCCAGAATTCTCAGCGCAATCAAGATGTCAGGAATATAGATGATAGCGCTTCGCAGAGCGTGAAGTGGCACGGCTCACTTAATGGCACCCAATCCGACAGACAGTCTGGCCTTACTGGGACCGTCGAGACTCGAACTGGGGATGAAATTGATCTCATGCTAGATCAGATGAACAGCgacagtgatgatgacgcTGATTATACCTTCAGACGCTCTATCAGGGTCGAAGCAGGCTCGAGAGCCAATGATGCAGTTGGGAGCAATGTCCAGCATGGGACATAG
- a CDS encoding putative lactoylglutathione lyase (Glo1) (transcript_id=CADANIAT00006654): MSNLQPSSSEPSIFEVGAFLPGGHNTDPALPENSPTAGFKLNHFMLRIRDPKRSLHFYMNLMGMRTVFTMNTGPWTIYYLGYPSTPQDRADLPAWSAKVGGDNRTLTSTLGLLELYHVHGSEKPISEGGYEISTGNEPPNLGFGHLGFTVPDVPKALERLRGAGVRVIKELSVSTRESIPLSKWEEERGIGVGEIHPNYKAVFDQIAFVADPDGYTVELVPQTMN, from the exons ATGAGCAACTTGCAACCCTCTTCATCCGAGCCATCTATTTTCGAGGTCGGCGCTTTCCTCCCCGGGGGGCACAACACCGACCCCGCGCTCCCGGAAAATAGCCCCACGGCGGGCTTCAAGCTAAACCACTTCATGCTCCGCATCCGCGACCCCAAGCGCTCGCTCCACTTCTACATGAATCTTATGGGCATGCGCACAGTGTTCACCATGAACACAGGCCCTTGGACAATCTACTATCTCGGGTACCCATCGACTCCCCAAGACCGCGCCGACCTCCCCGCCTGGTCCGCCAAAGTCGGCGGGGACAATAGAACCCTTACGTCAACGCTAGGGCTACTTGAACTATACCATGTCCATGGTTCTGAGAAACCGATCTCTGAAGGGGGATATGAGATTTCTACTGGCAATGAACCACCGAATCTGGGGTTCGGCCACTTAGGATTTACAGTGCCTGACGTCCCTAAGGCTCTTGAGAGATTGAGGGGCGCGGGCGTGCGCGTTATCAAGGAGCTTAGTGTTTCGACAAGGGAAAGTATCCCTCTTAGTaagtgggaggaggagcgcgGAATCGGGGTTGGCGAGATTCATCCAAATTATAAGGCTGTCTTCGATCAGATTGCTTTTGTCGCTGATCCG GATGGATATACTGTAGAGCTTGTACCACAGACGATGAACTAA
- a CDS encoding CCCH zinc finger and RRM domain protein (transcript_id=CADANIAT00006655) translates to MQLTEEQAAEVKAWVVKKLEDISDADSDVLADYVLALIRSDAPDDEIRKASVENLEDFLREHTANFVEELFATFALKQTPAAPAQVQLPQAATQPSAQAVPLAGSSNGSYGPQSHGDNLSRKRTYDDGFSDNHGHENAQSHRNFKNPRRGRGGKSDWTGRDGHPPSGPGQFPHSAGGFPVMPPSFPGFDQNDPMATMLALQSMGFPQMPGMPPMPMPPGGGPGQQPDQMGPKSTEKCPFYETQGICYLGGACPYQHDTVAGAPKDDEYDPKTSGIVPDSRRRLDGSMRGSDRGRGRGRGSDRGGFNNRGRRSEFSAAGPSDDPSMKTIVVEQIPDDKLDEFTVREFFSQYGEITDLQLQPHRKLALITYADHATAKAAWSSPKVIFDNRFVKVYWHKPKGHDQRAGGNGRETPQTFDAEEFQRQQEEAQKAYEEKLRQRQETEKAKQELERQREELLKKQEEEKQRLLQKIGSATSGSATANGGASQSPSDENVSEQTKQLRAQLAALEAEAKSLGLDPNHSSDPGTSYRGRGRGFGRGGYPSRGRGYDPSSRGSYRGRGGFPARGRGGVLRLDNRPKRIAVSGIKPHSEQDEAFRQFLIGVSEYESITPNPNDENSLIVSFKERYQAEKFMFGPRNIPSVGEVQLSWVPNPPISVPSQSSSTSPDQGQGQQTVATPGGSGPDAKTGAGSDEDMIMDSVSAEHDQDQARVKENGAATAEVDYDVAEVDDSWGV, encoded by the exons ATGCAGCTTACCGAGGAACAGGCCGCAGAGGTCAAAGCTTGGGTGGTGAAAAAGCTGGAAGACAT CTCAGACGCGGATTCCGATGTGCTTGCCGATTATGTTTTAGCCCTCATAAGGTCTGATGCTCCGGATGATGAAATTCGAAAAGCCTCGGTTGAAAACTTGGAGGACTTTTTGAGGGAGC ATACTGCCAACTTCGTCGAAGAGCTTTTCGCTACATTCGCGCTTAAGCAGACACCCGCGGCTCCGGCCCAGGTACAACTTCCTCAGGCTGCCACCCAGCCATCAGCACAAGCGGTCCCGCTAGCAGGATCATCGAACGGCTCGTACGGCCCGCAATCGCATGGTGACAATTTGAGCCGCAAGCGCACATACGATGATGGCTTTAGCGACAATCACGGGCATGAGAACGCTCAAAGTCATCGGAACTTTAAGAACCCACGTCGTGGGCGGGGTGGGAAGAGCGACTGGACAGGGAGAGATGGACATCCCCCGTCCGGCCCTGGGCAGTTCCCTCATTCCGCTGGTGGATTCCCTGTTATGCCTCCGTCGTTCCCCGGATTTGATCAGAATGATCCAATGGCAACAATGTTGGCCCTACAAAGCATGGGCTTCCCACAGATGCCGGGGATGCCTCCTATGCCAATGCCACCAGGTGGAGGCCCCGGCCAGCAGCCTGATCAGATGGGACCGAAGAGTACGGAGAAATGCCCCTTCTACGAGACGCAGGGTATCTGCTATTTGGGTGGTGCTTGTCCGTATCAGCATGATACGGTGGCAGGTGCTCCAAAGGATGATG AATATGACCCGAAAACATCAGGCATTGTTCCTGATTCCAGACGCCGTCTTGATGGTTCAATGCGTGGTAGTGACAGAGGCCGCGGTCGTGGCCGTGGCAGTGATAGAGGCGGCTTCAACAATCGTGGTCGCCGATCCGAATTTTCTGCTGCCGGCCCTAGCGATGACCCCTCCATGAAGACTATCGTTGTGGAGCAGATTCCCGACGACAAGCTTGATGAATTCACAGTCAGGGAGTTCTTTTCTCAATACGGCGAGATCACagacctccagctccagccgcACAGAAAACTAGCTCTAATAACCTACGCGGACCATGCCACCGCCAAAGCAGCCTGGTCAAGTCCTAAGGTGATCTTTGACAACAGATTCGTCAAGGTCTACTGGCATAAACCGAAGGGACACGACCAACGAGCGGGTGGTAATGGGCGCGAAACTCCCCAAACATTTGATGCAGAGGAATTCCAGaggcagcaggaagaagcgcagAAAGCCTACGAGGAGAAACTCAGGCAGCGCCAGGAAACAGAAAAGGCCAAGCAAGAGTTAGAAAGACAGCGCGAGGAACTCCTTAAAAagcaagaagaggaaaagcaaCGACTACTCCAGAAGATTGGCAGCGCGACATCCGGCAGCGCAACAGCTAACGGCGGAGCATCCCAATCTCCCTCTGACGAAAATGTTAGTGAACAAACCAAACAACTCCGGGCccagcttgctgctctcgAGGCCGAAGCGAAGAGCCTTGGTTTAGACCCCAACCACTCTTCTGACCCTGGCACATCGTACCGCGGTCGTGGAAGGGGCTTCGGCCGCGGCGGCTACCCATCACGTGGCCGCGGCTACGACCCATCATCTCGCGGCTCTTATCGCGGGCGAGGTGGGTTCCCTGCACGCGGCCGTGGCGGCGTCCTGCGCCTCGACAATCGCCCAAAGCGCATTGCTGTCTCTGGCATTAAGCCGCATTCTGAGCAGGATGAGGCGTTCCGGCAGTTTCTCATT GGCGTCAGCGAATATGAATCCATAACCCCCAACCCGAACGACGAAAACTCTCTCATTGTCTCCTTCAAGGAGCGCTACCAAGCCGAAAAATTCATGTTTGGCCCCCGCAATATTCCCTCAGTCGGCGAGGTTCAGCTCTCATGGGTGCCCAATCCGCCGATCTCTGTTCCGTCAcaatcttcatcaacaagtCCAGaccaaggtcaaggtcaacAAACAGTGGCAACGCCAGGGGGCTCGGGTCCAGATGCTAAGACTGGCGCTGGGTCTGACGAAGATATGATTATGGATTCTGTGTCGGCGGAACATGACCAGGATCAGGCTCGTGTGAAGGAGAATGGAGCTGCGACTGCGGAAGTCGATTACGATGTTGCGGAGGTGGATGATAGTTGGGGAGTATGA